One segment of Oncorhynchus tshawytscha isolate Ot180627B unplaced genomic scaffold, Otsh_v2.0 Un_scaffold_3036_pilon_pilon, whole genome shotgun sequence DNA contains the following:
- the LOC112263880 gene encoding leucine-rich repeat-containing protein 4C-like codes for MLITMISSLQRQTMRDPRLRGARSYPLFVLLLALQILAVAGLVRAQTCPSVCSCSNQFSKVICTRRSLRDVPDGISTNTRYLNLQDNLIQVIKVDSFKHLRHLEILQLSKNHIRNIEIGAFNGLASLNTLELFDNRLTTIPNGAFEYLSKLKELWLRNNPIESIPSYAFNRVPSLRRLDLGELKRLSYISDGAFQDLSNLRYLNLGMCNLKEIPNILPLVRLEELEMSGNQISVIGPGSFAGLANLQKLWMMHAQIQTIERNSFDDLQSLVELNLAHNNLTLLPHDLFTPLHRLERVHLHHNPWNCNCDILWLSWWLKETVPANTSCCARCHTPASYRGRYIGELEHSYFQCDVPVIVEPPADRNVTEGMAAELKCRTSSLTSVSWLTPNGSLVTHGAYKVRLAVLNDGTLNFTTVTMQDTGTYTCMVSNTAGNISASAVLNVTSVENSGVTYFTTVTVETTETVDDSQTPALPPIGWVSSSTTRGPPVQTRTTERTYTVSVLDLDGEGDRGLEEVMKTTKIIIGCFVAITLMAAVLLVIFYKMRKQNHQQDPDGPASSMEVITVEEELAGVAAMETHLHLPPLEHYNHYNTYRSTYHHSHTQEPLLIQASSKDNVQETQI; via the coding sequence ATGCTGATCACAATGATCTCCTCCCTCCAGCGCCAGACAATGAGAGATCCTAGGCTGAGGGGGGCTCGGTCCTATCCCCTCTTCGTGCTACTGTTGGCCCTCCAGATCCTGGCGGTGGCCGGCCTGGTGCGTGCCCAGACCTGCCCCTCTGTCTGCTCCTGCAGCAACCAGTTCAGCAAGGTGATCTGCACCCGCCGGAGCCTGCGCGATGTCCCCGACGGCATCTCAACCAACACACGTTACCTGAATCTGCAGGACAACCTCATCCAGGTGATCAAGGTGGACAGCTTCAAGCATCTACGGCACCTGGAAATCCTGCAACTTAGTAAGAACCACATCCGCAACATCGAGATTGGCGCCTTCAACGGCCTGGCCAGTCTCAACACCCTGGAGCTGTTCGACAACCGTCTCACCACCATCCCCAATGGGGCCTTCGAGTACCTCTCCAAGCTCAAGGAGCTGTGGCTGAGGAACAACCCCATTGAGAGCATCCCGTCGTACGCCTTCAACCGGGTCCCCTCGCTGCGAAGACTGGACCTTGGAGAGCTCAAGCGGCTCTCCTACATCTCAGATGGAGCCTTCCAGGACCTCAGCAACCTGCGCTACCTGAACCTGGGCATGTGCAACCTCAAGGAGATCCCCAACATCCTACCCTTGGTCAGGCTGGAGGAGCTAGAGATGTCAGGGAACCAGATCTCTGTCATAGGGCCTGGCTCTTTCGCAGGGCTGGCGAACTTGCAGAAGTTGTGGATGATGCACGCTCAGATCCAGACCATCGAGAGGAACTCCTTTGACGACCTCCAGTCCCTGGTGGAGCTCAACCTGGCCCACAACAACctcaccctgctgccccatgaCCTCTTCACCCCCCTGCACCGCCTGGAGAGAGTCCATCTGCACCATAACCCCTGGAACTGTAACTGTGACATCCTGTGGCTTAGCTGGTGGCTGAAGGAGACAGTGCCTGCCAACACCAGCTGCTGTGCCCGCTGCCACACCCCAGCCAGCTACAGGGGTCGCTACATCGGCGAGCTAGAGCACAGCTACTTCCAGTGCGACGTGCCTGTCATCGTGGAGCCGCCGGCGGACCGCAACGTCACAGAGGGCATGGCGGCTGAGCTCAAGTGCAGAACGAGCTCGTTGACCTCGGTCAGCTGGCTCACCCCCAACGGGTCTCTGGTGACCCACGGGGCGTACAAGGTGCGCCTGGCCGTCCTCAACGACGGGACGTTGAACTTCACCACCGTCACCATGCAGGACACGGGGACTTACACCTGCATGGTGAGCAACACGGCGGGCAACATCTCTGCCTCTGCCGTGCTGAACGTCACCTCGGTGGAGAACAGCGGCGTCACCTACTTCACCACAGTCACCGTGGAGACCACAGAGACAGTCGACGACAGCCAGACTCCTGCTCTTCCACCGATTGGCTGGGTATCATCTTCGACCACCAGGGGGCCTCCAGTCCAGACCAGGACCACAGAGCGGACCTACACCgtctctgttctggacctggacGGGGAGGGGGACCGCGGCTTGGAGGAGGTGATGAAGACCACCAAGATCATCATAGGCTGCTTCGTGGCCATCACGCTCATGGCGGCCGTCTTGCTGGTCATTTTCTACAAGATGAGGAAGCAGAACCACCAGCAGGACCCCGATGGCCCCGCCTCCTCCATGGAGGTCATCACAGTGGAGGAGGAGCTTGCCGGTGTCGCTGCCATGGAGACCCACTTACACCTGCCCCCATTGGAGCATTACAACCATTACAACACTTACAGGAGCACCTACCACCACTCCCACACACAGGAACCTTTACTGATTCAAGCCAGCTCAAAAGACAATGTGCAAGAGACCCAAATTTGA